A region from the Gemmatimonadota bacterium genome encodes:
- a CDS encoding 4-hydroxy-tetrahydrodipicolinate synthase: MTVRPLTGCGTALVTPFSADGAVDEAALRAFVEWQVREGVHFVVPCGSTGEAATLTTAEHERVIAITVEQVAGRIPVVAGAGANDTARAIALTRAAQRHGATHALHVSPMYNKPPQRGIEAHFRAITDAVDLPVIVYNVPGRTGSNIETRTALRLAELPHIVGIKEASGNIGQIGDILRDRPPHFVVLSGDDALTLPVMALGGEGVISVTSNATPRAMAELVDACASGDLAAARVIHRRLLPWMHAAFVESNPIPVKAAVSFLGHITNHVRLPLVPLAASHEATVREALRAAGALA; this comes from the coding sequence ATGACCGTGCGACCGCTGACCGGATGCGGGACCGCGCTGGTCACGCCGTTTTCGGCCGATGGGGCCGTGGATGAAGCGGCGCTGCGCGCCTTTGTCGAGTGGCAGGTGCGGGAGGGGGTGCACTTCGTCGTCCCCTGCGGCTCCACCGGTGAAGCGGCGACGCTCACCACGGCCGAACACGAGCGCGTCATTGCGATCACGGTGGAGCAGGTGGCCGGACGGATCCCGGTCGTGGCCGGCGCGGGGGCAAACGACACGGCCCGCGCGATTGCCCTCACGCGCGCGGCGCAGCGACACGGCGCGACGCATGCGCTGCATGTCTCGCCGATGTACAACAAGCCCCCGCAGCGGGGGATCGAGGCGCACTTCCGGGCGATCACGGACGCGGTCGACCTGCCGGTGATCGTGTATAACGTCCCCGGGCGCACGGGGAGCAACATCGAAACCCGGACCGCACTGCGTCTCGCCGAGCTGCCGCACATCGTCGGCATCAAGGAAGCGTCCGGGAACATCGGGCAGATCGGCGACATCCTGCGGGACCGGCCACCGCATTTCGTGGTGCTGTCCGGTGATGATGCCCTCACGCTGCCCGTCATGGCGTTAGGCGGCGAGGGGGTCATCTCGGTCACGAGTAATGCCACCCCGCGAGCGATGGCCGAGCTGGTGGACGCGTGCGCGTCGGGCGACCTGGCCGCCGCACGAGTAATCCACCGCCGCCTGCTCCCCTGGATGCATGCCGCGTTTGTGGAGTCAAACCCGATCCCGGTAAAGGCCGCCGTGTCGTTCCTCGGCCACATCACGAACCACGTCCGTCTTCCGTTGGTGCCGCTCGCCGCGTCTCATGAGGCGACTGTGCGCGAGGCCCTGCGAGCGGCGGGCGCGCTCGCCTGA
- a CDS encoding 2,3,4,5-tetrahydropyridine-2,6-dicarboxylate N-succinyltransferase translates to MGGDRVAALAAQIAELAAYPPGVALPPDAEIVVAQLIDGLEHGELRSAEQDHAGTWRAVPWVKQGILLAFRVGRIIRMDDEGMFPFFDKHTIPLRRFTLSDAVRVVPGGSSVRAGAYLAPGVVCMPPMFVNVGAWVGPGTMIDSHALVGSCAQVGARVHLSAAAQIGGVLEPVNAAPVVIEDEVVVGGNCGVYEGTVVRARAVLAAGVVLTRGTPVYDLVQERVYRGSADAPLEIPAGAVVVPGARRVRGAWGEAEGLSLQTPVIVKYRDEKTDLATALEGWLR, encoded by the coding sequence ATGGGGGGTGACCGGGTGGCGGCGCTCGCCGCACAGATCGCCGAGTTGGCAGCCTACCCGCCCGGGGTGGCGCTCCCGCCTGACGCGGAAATCGTCGTCGCCCAGCTGATCGACGGCCTGGAGCATGGGGAGCTGCGGTCGGCCGAGCAGGACCATGCGGGGACCTGGCGCGCGGTGCCGTGGGTGAAGCAGGGGATCCTGCTCGCCTTCCGCGTGGGGCGCATCATCCGCATGGACGACGAAGGGATGTTCCCCTTCTTTGACAAGCACACGATCCCCCTGCGTCGGTTCACCCTGTCGGATGCGGTTCGCGTGGTGCCGGGTGGCTCGTCGGTGCGGGCCGGGGCGTATCTCGCCCCGGGCGTGGTTTGCATGCCGCCGATGTTCGTGAACGTTGGGGCGTGGGTCGGGCCGGGGACGATGATCGACTCGCACGCTCTGGTGGGATCGTGCGCGCAAGTCGGGGCGCGCGTCCACCTGAGTGCTGCCGCGCAGATCGGTGGCGTCCTCGAACCCGTGAATGCGGCCCCGGTGGTGATCGAGGACGAAGTGGTGGTTGGCGGGAACTGCGGGGTCTATGAAGGGACGGTTGTACGGGCACGGGCCGTCCTTGCGGCCGGGGTCGTCCTCACCCGGGGAACGCCGGTCTACGACCTGGTGCAGGAGCGGGTCTACCGCGGGAGTGCGGACGCCCCCCTCGAGATCCCGGCTGGGGCGGTCGTGGTCCCCGGGGCGCGCCGGGTGCGGGGGGCCTGGGGCGAGGCGGAGGGACTGTCCCTGCAAACTCCGGTGATCGTGAAGTACCGGGACGAAAAGACCGATCTTGCGACCGCACTGGAAGGGTGGCTGCGTTAG
- the lysC gene encoding lysine-sensitive aspartokinase 3 encodes MIVVKFGGTSVGDADAIDRAAAIVRERLPRQPLVVVSALGGATNALIAITQQASEGQLISAIRGVEALRDRHLEAAERLLSPGPGLHEVQAELGATFDELAHLAEALSTLGHATPRARDAIAAKGELLSSVLVVAAFRERGVPATWVDATTVMITTDLFEKAEPRPDRIAEASQRVLRPLLAQGQVPVVGGYVGATDHGITTTLGRGGSDYSASLFGAALGAEAIEIWTDVDGMLTADPRVVPSARLIDRIRFDEASELASFGAKVLHPSTISPAVRLGIPVWIFNSRKPQGTGTLITFEAPRRPVSAIAGKTGVTIVKVRSPRMLLQHGFLRTIFDIFDRHRTSVDVVATSEISVSATIDDATHLDSLVVELSALGDVSVERNRGIVALVGAGMGESSQAMAAALGALRDLRVHMLSLSASAINLTMIVDGDQVGTAMGRLHDAFFPATP; translated from the coding sequence ATGATCGTCGTCAAGTTTGGTGGCACCTCCGTTGGCGACGCCGACGCGATCGACCGCGCGGCGGCCATCGTCCGGGAGCGGCTGCCGCGCCAACCGTTGGTGGTCGTCTCCGCGCTTGGTGGCGCGACCAATGCGCTGATCGCCATCACCCAGCAGGCGTCCGAAGGCCAACTCATCTCGGCGATTCGCGGGGTGGAGGCGCTGCGCGACCGTCACCTTGAGGCCGCCGAGCGATTGCTGTCGCCCGGTCCCGGGCTGCACGAGGTCCAGGCCGAGCTTGGCGCCACGTTCGATGAGCTGGCCCATCTCGCCGAGGCGTTGTCCACCCTGGGGCATGCCACGCCGCGCGCGCGCGATGCAATCGCCGCCAAGGGGGAGCTGCTGTCGAGCGTGTTGGTGGTCGCCGCGTTTCGGGAGCGTGGTGTCCCGGCGACCTGGGTGGACGCGACCACGGTCATGATCACGACTGACCTGTTCGAGAAGGCCGAGCCTCGTCCCGATCGCATTGCCGAAGCGTCGCAGCGTGTGCTGCGGCCGTTGCTGGCCCAGGGACAGGTGCCCGTCGTGGGCGGGTACGTCGGCGCGACTGATCATGGGATCACCACCACCCTGGGACGCGGGGGCTCGGACTACAGCGCCTCGTTGTTCGGGGCCGCGTTAGGCGCGGAGGCCATCGAAATCTGGACCGATGTCGACGGGATGCTGACCGCGGACCCGCGCGTGGTGCCGTCCGCGCGACTCATCGATCGCATCCGGTTTGACGAGGCCAGTGAGTTGGCGTCGTTCGGGGCGAAGGTGCTGCACCCGAGTACCATTTCGCCGGCCGTGCGGCTGGGGATCCCGGTCTGGATCTTCAACTCGCGAAAGCCGCAGGGGACGGGGACACTTATCACCTTCGAGGCCCCGCGTCGGCCGGTGAGCGCGATCGCGGGCAAGACGGGGGTGACCATCGTCAAGGTGCGCAGCCCGCGCATGCTCCTGCAGCACGGATTCTTGCGGACCATATTTGACATCTTCGATCGCCACCGGACCTCGGTGGACGTGGTGGCTACGTCAGAGATCTCCGTGAGCGCCACCATCGACGACGCCACGCATCTCGATTCACTCGTGGTCGAGTTGTCGGCGCTCGGCGACGTCTCCGTCGAACGCAACCGGGGGATTGTCGCCCTCGTCGGCGCCGGGATGGGCGAGTCGAGCCAGGCGATGGCGGCCGCGCTTGGGGCGCTGCGCGACCTGCGGGTGCACATGCTGTCGCTGTCGGCGAGCGCCATCAACCTCACGATGATCGTCGATGGGGACCAGGTGGGGACGGCGATGGGTCGGCTCCATGACGCCTTCTTTCCGGCGACCCCGTGA
- the aroA gene encoding 3-phosphoshikimate 1-carboxyvinyltransferase yields the protein MRHLVVQGALDLPGDKSISHRALILASLGTGQSEIHGILASADTRATAACLGHLGRAMPALGAAIAIEGRGLRLKHPPVDVSLDCENSGTTARLLAGLAAAQDSVALFDGDASLRARPMRRIAEPLAEMGAGIHWRGTVGQLPMEVRGGGLRSVRYTTEVPSAQVKSGVLLAGLCAGVPVAVREPLPTRDHTERMLQSLGVDLVQRDGWLELSPPVAIPAARYDVPADPSSAAFFAVLATAAARGSLTLRGVLLNPRRTGFLRVLERMGGIFDVHNERIAGGEVVGDLVVHASPLRGTVVEAHEVPDLVDEIPVLAVLAAFAEGETSVRGAGELRVKESDRLGAVVENLRRCGVEAEEYPDGFAVRGGGVIRPAPIATRGDHRIAMAFAILSVASGVSLALDAPSCVDVSYPGFFTDLARIAPSP from the coding sequence ATGCGACACCTTGTGGTGCAAGGCGCGCTGGACCTGCCGGGCGACAAGTCGATTTCGCACCGGGCGTTGATCCTCGCCTCGCTTGGGACGGGTCAATCCGAGATCCACGGGATCCTCGCCTCGGCCGATACGCGCGCGACCGCCGCGTGTCTCGGGCACCTCGGTCGGGCGATGCCCGCGCTGGGGGCAGCCATCGCGATCGAGGGGCGCGGGTTGCGGCTGAAACATCCCCCGGTTGACGTGAGCCTCGACTGCGAGAACTCGGGTACGACGGCCCGCCTCCTCGCCGGGCTCGCGGCCGCTCAGGACAGTGTTGCCCTGTTTGACGGGGACGCCTCGCTCCGGGCGCGGCCCATGCGACGGATTGCCGAACCGCTGGCCGAGATGGGGGCCGGCATTCATTGGCGCGGTACCGTGGGGCAGCTGCCGATGGAGGTGCGGGGCGGGGGACTCCGCTCCGTGAGGTACACCACCGAAGTGCCGAGCGCCCAGGTCAAGAGCGGGGTGCTCCTCGCCGGCCTGTGCGCGGGGGTGCCGGTTGCTGTGCGTGAGCCGCTCCCCACGCGCGACCATACCGAACGGATGCTGCAGTCGCTTGGGGTCGACCTGGTCCAGCGCGACGGCTGGCTCGAACTCTCACCGCCTGTGGCGATTCCCGCTGCGCGGTACGACGTGCCGGCCGATCCATCGTCCGCCGCCTTCTTCGCGGTGCTGGCCACGGCGGCTGCCCGCGGCTCGCTCACACTGCGCGGTGTGCTGCTCAATCCTCGACGCACGGGGTTCCTCCGCGTCCTCGAGCGCATGGGCGGGATCTTTGACGTGCATAACGAGCGCATTGCCGGGGGCGAGGTCGTAGGCGACCTGGTGGTCCATGCATCCCCCCTGCGCGGCACGGTGGTCGAGGCCCATGAAGTGCCCGATCTCGTCGACGAGATCCCGGTCCTCGCCGTGCTGGCCGCCTTCGCCGAGGGCGAGACGAGTGTGCGAGGTGCCGGCGAACTTCGCGTCAAGGAAAGCGACCGCCTCGGCGCGGTGGTCGAGAACCTGCGGCGGTGTGGGGTGGAGGCCGAGGAGTACCCCGACGGCTTCGCCGTCCGGGGCGGCGGGGTCATTCGCCCAGCGCCAATCGCGACGCGCGGGGACCACAGGATCGCCATGGCCTTCGCCATATTGTCGGTCGCGTCCGGTGTCTCGCTCGCGTTGGATGCGCCGTCATGCGTTGACGTGTCCTATCCCGGCTTCTTCACCGACCTTGCCCGCATT
- a CDS encoding 4-hydroxy-tetrahydrodipicolinate reductase, which translates to MKLLIVGAGRMGRAIETLARERGDEVVDVLRASDNTDAAGIATFADRVDVAIEVSVPTAASANVLACLRNGIPVVCGTTGWQAQQPAAIEESHACAGALLLASNFSIGVALLTELAARAGALFAGHPQYDAAIVETHHRAKLDAPSGTAVTIRDAAARTLGRDIPVMSVRVGSVPGEHTLLFDGPFEQIALTHEARDRRVFADGALHAAHWLHGRQGVFTMRDVLGLPR; encoded by the coding sequence GTGAAGCTGTTGATCGTTGGGGCAGGCCGGATGGGGCGGGCGATCGAGACCCTGGCTCGCGAGCGCGGGGACGAGGTGGTGGACGTGCTCCGGGCATCGGACAACACGGACGCTGCCGGGATCGCGACCTTCGCCGACCGGGTGGATGTCGCGATCGAGGTGTCGGTGCCCACGGCGGCGTCGGCGAACGTGCTGGCGTGCCTCCGCAACGGGATCCCGGTCGTGTGCGGGACCACGGGGTGGCAGGCGCAGCAACCCGCCGCGATCGAGGAATCGCACGCGTGTGCCGGCGCCCTCCTGCTCGCCTCGAACTTCTCGATTGGCGTGGCGCTGCTCACCGAACTGGCCGCCCGGGCCGGTGCCTTGTTCGCGGGGCATCCGCAGTACGACGCGGCCATCGTGGAAACCCACCATCGCGCCAAGCTCGACGCCCCGTCCGGCACCGCTGTGACCATTCGCGACGCCGCCGCCAGGACTCTTGGGCGCGACATCCCCGTCATGAGTGTGCGGGTGGGGAGTGTGCCGGGGGAGCACACCCTCCTCTTCGATGGACCCTTCGAGCAGATTGCCCTGACACACGAGGCGCGGGACCGACGGGTCTTCGCCGACGGCGCGTTGCATGCGGCCCACTGGCTCCACGGCAGGCAAGGAGTGTTCACGATGCGTGATGTGCTGGGGTTGCCCCGATGA
- a CDS encoding M20/M25/M40 family metallo-hydrolase, translating into MTDVVSLAAELLAIESPTGGEGRAVDFVSRWLISRGWNVTVQEVSPGRGNVWASRAGGGVTLSTHLDTVPPYVPPRLDGDVLYGRGSCDAKGIAAAMLCAADAMAARGEDRVDLLLVVGEEKGSDGARMANRLPATSRWLVNGEPTESRLAIGCKGSQRVTLRIRGREAHSAYPHLGASAIEPMLALLPTLRDVGWPTDERLGETTVNIGTIRGGTEANIIPGECESELMFRLVGDVGVVKARLESWVAGRAEISYGSYIPAQFFHTIDGFETTPVAYTSDIPLLDRWGTPLLFGPGSIHVAHTPDEHVSVAELRSAVDAYQRLVSALLPA; encoded by the coding sequence ATGACTGACGTTGTCTCCCTCGCCGCAGAGTTGCTGGCCATCGAGTCTCCCACCGGCGGGGAGGGGCGGGCCGTCGACTTTGTCTCGCGATGGCTCATCTCGCGCGGGTGGAACGTGACCGTGCAGGAAGTCTCGCCGGGACGTGGCAACGTCTGGGCCTCACGGGCCGGCGGTGGCGTGACGCTGTCCACGCACCTCGATACGGTGCCGCCATACGTGCCGCCGCGCCTCGATGGTGATGTGTTGTACGGTCGCGGGAGCTGCGACGCCAAGGGGATTGCTGCGGCCATGCTCTGCGCGGCGGATGCGATGGCGGCACGCGGCGAGGACCGTGTGGACCTGTTGTTGGTCGTCGGGGAAGAGAAGGGCTCCGACGGCGCGCGGATGGCGAACCGGCTGCCGGCCACGAGCCGTTGGCTGGTCAATGGCGAGCCCACCGAGTCGCGACTCGCCATCGGCTGCAAGGGATCGCAGCGCGTCACCCTGCGAATCCGCGGCCGCGAGGCGCACTCGGCGTATCCACACCTGGGCGCGTCGGCCATCGAGCCCATGCTCGCGCTCCTGCCGACCTTGCGTGATGTGGGCTGGCCGACCGACGAGCGGCTGGGAGAGACGACGGTGAACATCGGCACCATCCGTGGTGGCACCGAGGCCAACATCATCCCCGGGGAGTGCGAGAGCGAGCTGATGTTTCGTCTCGTTGGGGATGTCGGGGTGGTGAAGGCGCGCCTCGAGTCGTGGGTCGCGGGACGCGCGGAGATTTCCTACGGTTCGTACATCCCGGCGCAGTTCTTCCATACGATCGACGGGTTCGAGACGACGCCGGTCGCCTATACCTCGGACATCCCGTTGCTCGATCGCTGGGGGACGCCGCTCCTCTTCGGGCCCGGGTCGATTCACGTGGCACACACCCCGGATGAACACGTGTCCGTCGCCGAGTTGCGGTCGGCCGTCGACGCCTACCAGCGCCTGGTCTCCGCCCTGCTCCCCGCCTGA
- the galK gene encoding galactokinase — MSAGAAAELFRSAYGRAPDVIASAPGRVNLIGEHTDYNGGEVLPMAIDRRTSVAIGRGPGDRCRAISRELRGTGTFALADTQPAGAWWDYVHGALREVRALTGEGGAWAVAVASEVPAGAGLSSSAALEVATVLAAAYLTDRASVRDLSMVAQRAHRAEREFVGVPCGIMDQSASACASAGHALRIWCDSGRLQHVPFDREVLVIDTAVPRTLRGSAFAERQSTCRRALAILQEHDPGLDVLAHASVASIESLLDGEVRRRARHVVRESARVGAVVEALAKGESLGPWLAASQASLRDDYECSSPELDWVVALAVATPGVEGARLTGAGWGGCVIAVGEADALEVLGARVMSDFPMRWGHQPRIWRTRASHGATIEH, encoded by the coding sequence GTGAGCGCAGGCGCTGCGGCTGAGCTGTTTCGCAGCGCCTACGGTCGTGCCCCCGATGTCATCGCATCCGCCCCGGGGCGGGTGAACCTCATCGGGGAGCACACGGACTACAACGGCGGCGAGGTGCTCCCGATGGCTATCGATCGGCGCACCTCGGTGGCAATTGGGCGCGGCCCCGGTGATCGCTGCCGTGCCATCTCTCGCGAGCTGCGAGGCACCGGGACCTTCGCGCTGGCAGACACCCAACCGGCCGGTGCATGGTGGGATTATGTCCACGGCGCCCTGCGTGAAGTGCGCGCACTGACGGGGGAAGGCGGCGCGTGGGCCGTCGCGGTCGCCAGCGAGGTGCCAGCAGGGGCAGGACTCAGCTCCTCGGCCGCGCTTGAAGTCGCGACCGTTCTCGCGGCCGCGTACCTCACCGATCGGGCGTCGGTACGGGACCTTTCCATGGTTGCGCAACGTGCTCACCGGGCCGAGCGCGAGTTTGTGGGGGTGCCGTGCGGCATCATGGACCAGTCGGCAAGCGCGTGCGCGAGCGCGGGTCATGCCCTGCGTATCTGGTGCGATTCCGGTCGCCTGCAGCACGTGCCCTTTGATCGCGAGGTGCTCGTGATCGACACGGCGGTGCCCCGGACGCTTCGGGGCTCCGCGTTCGCTGAGCGGCAGTCGACGTGCCGCCGCGCCCTTGCCATCCTCCAGGAGCACGATCCCGGCCTCGATGTCCTGGCCCATGCCTCCGTGGCCTCCATCGAATCACTCCTCGATGGGGAGGTGCGACGACGGGCCCGCCACGTGGTGCGAGAATCGGCGCGGGTGGGCGCCGTGGTCGAGGCGTTGGCCAAGGGCGAGTCGTTAGGTCCGTGGCTCGCGGCATCGCAAGCCTCGCTGCGCGACGACTACGAGTGCTCGTCCCCCGAGCTGGACTGGGTGGTCGCCCTCGCCGTGGCGACGCCGGGCGTCGAAGGGGCACGCTTGACGGGTGCGGGGTGGGGGGGATGCGTCATCGCTGTCGGGGAGGCGGATGCGCTCGAGGTTCTTGGCGCACGCGTGATGAGCGACTTTCCGATGCGCTGGGGGCATCAGCCCCGTATCTGGCGGACGCGCGCGAGTCACGGCGCGACCATCGAGCACTAG
- the asd gene encoding aspartate-semialdehyde dehydrogenase, with translation MPVPTSPIPVAVLGATGAVGQTFVRLLEGHPWFRVAEVAASERSAGQRYDAATRWIEGMMPASVADLTVVACRPEAVRSPIVFSALDSGVAGEIEAAFAGAGRLVLSNAKNYRMDPDVPLVIPEVNADHLGLLDAQRVQRGWAGGIVTNANCAATVAAMALAPVHAAFGVERVFVTTMQAVSGAGYPGVPSLDIMGNVIPYIGDEESKIEREMNKMLGRFEAGRIADAPFTVSAHANRVPTMNGHMACLSVSFARPVTTEDVHAALLGWQGHAICRGLPSAPSVPLRVMAERDRPQTRRDVEAGRGMTVSVGRIRPDPLFHVKFVVLGHNTIRGAAGGSILNAEVLVAQGAVPLA, from the coding sequence ATGCCCGTACCAACCTCACCGATCCCCGTGGCCGTGCTCGGCGCAACGGGCGCCGTCGGGCAGACTTTTGTCCGATTGCTCGAAGGGCATCCCTGGTTTCGCGTCGCCGAGGTTGCGGCGTCGGAGCGTTCCGCCGGGCAGCGATACGACGCGGCGACGCGCTGGATCGAGGGAATGATGCCGGCCTCGGTCGCCGACCTCACCGTCGTCGCGTGTCGCCCCGAGGCGGTGCGATCGCCCATCGTCTTCTCCGCCCTGGACAGTGGGGTGGCTGGTGAGATCGAGGCGGCCTTTGCCGGCGCTGGTCGCCTGGTGCTCAGCAACGCAAAGAACTACCGGATGGACCCGGACGTCCCGCTCGTTATCCCCGAGGTGAACGCCGACCACCTCGGTCTTCTCGACGCGCAGCGTGTCCAGAGGGGCTGGGCCGGTGGAATCGTCACCAATGCCAATTGCGCCGCCACCGTCGCCGCGATGGCCCTGGCCCCCGTCCACGCCGCGTTTGGCGTCGAGCGTGTCTTCGTGACGACGATGCAAGCTGTCTCTGGAGCCGGGTACCCGGGGGTGCCCTCACTGGACATCATGGGGAACGTGATTCCCTACATCGGGGATGAAGAGTCAAAGATCGAGCGCGAGATGAACAAGATGCTCGGGCGGTTCGAGGCGGGGCGCATCGCGGACGCTCCCTTCACGGTGAGTGCCCACGCGAACCGTGTGCCCACGATGAATGGGCACATGGCGTGCCTCTCTGTTTCGTTTGCGCGACCGGTCACGACAGAGGATGTACACGCGGCGCTCTTGGGATGGCAGGGACATGCGATTTGCCGCGGCCTGCCCTCGGCGCCATCCGTGCCGCTCCGCGTGATGGCCGAGCGGGACCGGCCCCAAACGCGCCGCGACGTCGAGGCGGGGCGCGGGATGACAGTGAGCGTCGGCCGGATCCGTCCGGACCCGCTGTTCCACGTGAAGTTCGTTGTGCTCGGGCACAACACCATCCGTGGTGCGGCGGGCGGCTCGATCCTCAACGCGGAAGTGCTCGTGGCGCAGGGCGCCGTGCCGCTCGCATGA